One genomic segment of Erythrolamprus reginae isolate rEryReg1 chromosome 2, rEryReg1.hap1, whole genome shotgun sequence includes these proteins:
- the TMEM205 gene encoding transmembrane protein 205 isoform X1, producing MSPCSSLFSLLFFPMYLALEMSMEGEPSGLMRITQLFLLSTAWGMQIWVTFIAGFVLYRTVSRHTFGLVQSKLFPFYFYTLLGCTFLNLAIFAVFHPRELLSTRETVQITLFFICLILVATNASWFSQVTTKTMLKMQEIETEHGLGQEVGSSGQREAYQLLKEKDSKYQHLRQKFFKFHGLSSLCNLACVICTGVNLAFIALQLEGL from the exons ATGTCTCCTTGTTCTTCCCTTTTCTCACTCCTTTTCTTCCCTATGTATCTTGCTTTAGAGATGTCGATGGAAGGTGAGCCAAGTGGCCTTATGAGAATCACCCAGCTTTTTCTACTCTCTACAGCCTGGGGAATGCAGATATGGGTAACGTTCATCGCAG GTTTTGTTCTTTACCGAACTGTGAGCCGGCACACCTTTGGTTTGGTACAGAGCAAATTGTTTCCCTTCTATTTCTACACCTTACTTGGCTGCACATTCCTTAATCTTGCCATATTTGCAGTATTCCATCCACGAGAACTTCTCAGCACAAGAGAAACTGTTCAG ATCACACTCTTTTTTATTTGCCTCATTTTGGTTGCCACTAATGCTTCCTGGTTCTCGCAAGTCACCACCAAGACTATGCTTAAGATGCAAGAGATTGAAACGGAGCATGGCCTCGGACAGGAAGTAGGAAGTTCAGGTCAGAGAGAGGCTTACCAACTTCTGAAGGAGAAGGACAGCAAATATCAGCACCTGCGGCAGAAGTTCTTCAAGTTTCATGGCTTGTCTTCTCTCTGCAATCTGGCTTGTGTTATCTGCACCGGGGTGAACTTGGCGTTTATTGCCTTGCAACTGGAGGGCCTGTAA
- the TMEM205 gene encoding transmembrane protein 205 isoform X2 — protein sequence MSMEGEPSGLMRITQLFLLSTAWGMQIWVTFIAGFVLYRTVSRHTFGLVQSKLFPFYFYTLLGCTFLNLAIFAVFHPRELLSTRETVQITLFFICLILVATNASWFSQVTTKTMLKMQEIETEHGLGQEVGSSGQREAYQLLKEKDSKYQHLRQKFFKFHGLSSLCNLACVICTGVNLAFIALQLEGL from the exons ATGTCGATGGAAGGTGAGCCAAGTGGCCTTATGAGAATCACCCAGCTTTTTCTACTCTCTACAGCCTGGGGAATGCAGATATGGGTAACGTTCATCGCAG GTTTTGTTCTTTACCGAACTGTGAGCCGGCACACCTTTGGTTTGGTACAGAGCAAATTGTTTCCCTTCTATTTCTACACCTTACTTGGCTGCACATTCCTTAATCTTGCCATATTTGCAGTATTCCATCCACGAGAACTTCTCAGCACAAGAGAAACTGTTCAG ATCACACTCTTTTTTATTTGCCTCATTTTGGTTGCCACTAATGCTTCCTGGTTCTCGCAAGTCACCACCAAGACTATGCTTAAGATGCAAGAGATTGAAACGGAGCATGGCCTCGGACAGGAAGTAGGAAGTTCAGGTCAGAGAGAGGCTTACCAACTTCTGAAGGAGAAGGACAGCAAATATCAGCACCTGCGGCAGAAGTTCTTCAAGTTTCATGGCTTGTCTTCTCTCTGCAATCTGGCTTGTGTTATCTGCACCGGGGTGAACTTGGCGTTTATTGCCTTGCAACTGGAGGGCCTGTAA